The bacterium genome includes a window with the following:
- a CDS encoding cytochrome c maturation protein CcmE, whose translation MSAKRAKFVIAGVVIAGSFLYLSIAGFQGDNLVYFMTVDEVAKKSASLEQKNQGVRVQGKIVSKTLTRNSAKMQIAFRLQGEATTLPVRFQGVPPDLLENGFPVIAEGKLNGEGVLVAKNLMVACPSKFEEKKKTGEAIPKEHEILMQKAQPQKQASVKK comes from the coding sequence ATGAGCGCAAAGCGGGCGAAGTTCGTGATAGCCGGCGTTGTCATCGCTGGCTCCTTTTTGTATCTCTCCATCGCCGGCTTCCAGGGCGACAATCTCGTTTATTTCATGACGGTGGACGAGGTGGCCAAAAAATCGGCGAGCCTGGAGCAGAAAAACCAGGGTGTCCGCGTGCAGGGAAAGATCGTGTCCAAGACCTTGACGCGGAACTCGGCGAAAATGCAGATCGCCTTTCGCCTGCAGGGCGAGGCAACTACGCTGCCGGTGCGCTTCCAGGGAGTTCCCCCGGATCTCCTCGAAAACGGCTTCCCCGTGATCGCCGAAGGAAAGCTCAACGGCGAGGGCGTCCTGGTGGCGAAAAATCTGATGGTGGCCTGCCCGTCGAAGTTCGAGGAAAAGAAGAAAACCGGCGAGGCAATCCCGAAAGAGCACGAGATTCTCATGCAGAAAGCCCAACCTCAAAAACAAGCTTCCGTGAAAAAGTAG
- the ilvC gene encoding ketol-acid reductoisomerase gives MTASEELLKDLKIYYDADADLNLLQNKTIAVIGYGSQGRAHALNLQDSGANVVVGLRKSSPRWQQAEDDGLEVMETAEAAKAGDMVVMLTQDHLQAAIWRNDIEPNMKEGDALVVAHGFNLNYGQIIPPKGLDVFMIAPKSPGHTMRFQYEDGRGVPGLLAVFQDATGKAKDYALAYGKGVGCARAGIIETTIEEETETDLFGEQAVLCGGITELIRAAFEVLCEAGYQPALAYFECLHEVKLITDLIYQGGITMMRYSVSDTAEYGDITRGKVVIDQGTRERMRGILKDIQTGKFASEWINENMVGRPTFNTVVRKEKEHPIEVVGARLRAMMPWIQEREVK, from the coding sequence ATGACCGCAAGTGAAGAGTTGTTGAAGGATCTGAAAATCTATTACGACGCCGATGCCGATTTGAATCTGCTTCAGAACAAGACTATCGCCGTCATCGGCTATGGAAGCCAGGGCAGGGCGCACGCGCTGAACCTTCAGGACAGCGGGGCGAACGTCGTCGTGGGTCTCCGCAAGTCCTCTCCCCGCTGGCAGCAGGCCGAGGACGACGGTCTCGAGGTGATGGAGACTGCCGAGGCGGCCAAGGCGGGCGACATGGTGGTGATGTTGACCCAAGACCATCTCCAGGCGGCGATCTGGAGGAACGATATCGAGCCGAACATGAAGGAAGGTGATGCCCTTGTCGTGGCCCACGGTTTTAACCTGAACTACGGGCAGATCATTCCGCCCAAGGGTCTCGATGTGTTCATGATCGCCCCGAAGAGCCCGGGGCACACCATGCGTTTCCAGTACGAGGACGGACGGGGCGTTCCCGGTCTTTTGGCCGTCTTCCAGGATGCGACCGGCAAGGCGAAAGACTATGCGCTGGCCTACGGCAAGGGGGTGGGTTGCGCCCGGGCGGGCATCATCGAGACCACTATCGAGGAGGAGACCGAAACCGATCTCTTCGGCGAGCAGGCGGTGCTCTGCGGTGGAATCACAGAGCTCATCCGAGCGGCGTTCGAGGTCTTGTGCGAGGCGGGCTATCAGCCGGCACTGGCCTATTTCGAGTGTCTCCATGAGGTGAAGCTGATCACCGACCTGATCTACCAGGGCGGCATCACGATGATGCGCTACTCGGTGTCCGACACGGCCGAGTACGGGGACATCACCCGCGGCAAGGTGGTCATCGATCAGGGGACGCGCGAGCGGATGCGGGGCATCCTCAAGGACATCCAGACCGGAAAGTTCGCGAGCGAGTGGATCAACGAGAACATGGTGGGCCGTCCCACGTTCAACACCGTGGTGCGGAAGGAAAAGGAGCATCCCATCGAGGTGGTTGGCGCCCGGCTCCGGGCGATGATGCCCTGGATCCAGGAGCGCGAGGTGAAGTAG